One genomic region from Leishmania panamensis strain MHOM/PA/94/PSC-1 chromosome 10 sequence encodes:
- a CDS encoding hypothetical protein (TriTrypDB/GeneDB-style sysID: LpmP.10.0480) produces the protein MLRIVLQRLAVQHRIAQQLEAVSLDEVLRRMQSSSLTNPSRSLEAHFVLATEGRGHEPNTPAATSSGAENLKESSGDLLRNALSERLLAEVHRELGSPTITLDDASLMLANCLRHGLSPFATQQIFTLWQRRMHHAVAGAPSAASSRTSISMLGMGKGNTAVAHASGGAAGVSELAQFQSLVRVMEACLDAHDRQQQDLSRSLKRISLAAPGARKLRSKSSIVFTLDDLAALVDTVEQHWTLFIDHGTSTTGLLVQFTALALVLTGCASSAAAEAEPGSRFVNSLRRLSHLRTDRALLQQRIFCLCDQAIALLCSQEEEASAAGDGNTPSRRESPWWYRPQELVRLSQAIQLIELYEAEQRRGSGTGSPVEHSFHGEGGGPRRPGSSAARTLRRDSGKMALRSSNPVRGPALSGAQTARAPSMAHCLLHLPTAWWPTSSASLHEAAAGHRTTAAAVRARRRLGVYVTHRALQHTSTAMSRLSAPPPPPPPIPSYAVSPALVSISLADIGEIFATVCATASSLASTEAVTGFSWWVRDVFVQQYRQRSLHDVQEIAALLGIAEVCVLYPDGTQTVLAEALKCLQRSAPVLWRVGDTAVTSGPDTPGLLWSRACEVVGGALTLATLRAEAQRTLRALVHTASQPASSSIMARGSSSELACRHQRYGLLVLACLQLQSPGGTITPALKRVIQELVFSAPFRCDDADHGGLAAVARALFIFTRPELTLRAPAFAQDTPLCDPAVPYLLNELTRFLSSSAATWGDGATVVVEDDKDNLQPLPQLTSVERQLLRTALHEVQLQTQHDVKERTPRGHVVAPSGGEVGQGQAARTASVQVPLSLSVTTQAGVVDSADASMLFSDRQAGAVNTKSGASRRCIVSHERAPRRRMSSSKEHLVIQSEIDSLTHYLRQRLSLR, from the coding sequence ATGCTCCGCATCGTGCTTCAACGCTtagcggtgcagcaccgaattgcccagcagctggaggcggtgtcgctggacgaggtgctgcgccgcatgcaGTCAAGTTCACTGACAAACCCATCGCGCTCACTCGAGGCCCACTTTGTATTGGCCACAGAAGGGCGTGGCCATGAGCCCAATACCCCAGCAGCGACCTCATCCGGTGCCGAGAACCTGAAGGAATCCTCCGGCGacctgctgcgcaacgcGCTCAGCGAGCGGCTTCTCGCTGAGGTGCACCGAGAGCTCGGCTCGCCCACCATCACCCTCGATGATGCCAGTTTGATGTTAGCCAACTGCCTACGGCACGGGCTCTCCCCTTTCGCCACGCAGCAGATTTTTACCCTCTGGCAACGGCGTATGCACCACGCCGTGGCTGGTGCGCCTTCCGCTGCGTCGTCCCGCACATCCATCTCGATGCTTGGCATGGGAAAGGGCAACACCGCTGTTGCGCACGCTagtggaggcgctgccggTGTGAGCGAGCTGGCGCAGTTTCAGTCCCTGGTTCGTGTAATGGAGGCGTGTCTTGATGCCCATGATAGGCAACAGCAAGATCTCAGCCGATCTCTGAAACGAATCTCCTTAGCAGCACCGGGTGCGCGGAAGCTACGATCGAAGAGCTCGATCGTCTTCACCCTCGATGACTTGGCGGCTTTGGTAGACACTGTGGAGCAGCACTGGACGCTCTTTATCGACCATGGCACCTCCACAACAGGGCTGCTCGTGCAGTTCACCGCTCTCGCTCTGGTGCTGACGGGGTGTGCTTCATCGGCGGCCGCCGAGGCAGAGCCTGGGAGCCGGTTCGTAAACAGTCTGCGCCGGCTGAGCCACTTGCGGACGGATCGtgcgctgttgcagcagcgcatcttCTGCCTGTGTGATCAAGCCATCGCTTTGCTGTGCTCTCAAGAGGAGGAAGCTTCGGCAGCAGGCGATGGAAACACACCGTCTCGTCGAGAGAGTCCGTGGTGGTATCGACCGCAGGAACTCGTGCGTCTGTCGCAGGCGATACAGCTTATTGAGCTCTACGaagcggagcagcggcggggcAGCGGAACTGGCTCACCTGTTGAGCACTCTTTCCATGGCGAAGGGGGCGGGCCGCGCAGGCCaggaagcagcgccgcacgaaCGTTGAGGAGGGACTCTGGTaagatggcgctgcgctcctCAAACCCGGTGCGAGGCCCGGCGCTGAGTGGTGCGCAgactgcgcgtgcgccttcCATGGCACACTGCCTACTTCACCTGCCCACTGCGTGGTGGCCCACTTCTTCAGCGTCCCTTCATGAAGCCGCTGCGGGTCATCgaacgacggcggcggctgtcCGGGCAAGGCGACGACTCGGCGTCTATGTGACGCATCGCGCACTACAGCACACCTCCACAGCGATGTCTCGCCTatcggcaccaccgccgccgccgccgccgataCCCTCGTACGCCGTATCGCCTGCTCTGGTGTCCATCTCCCTTGCAGACATCGGGGAGATCTTCGCCACGGTGTGCGCCACAGCGTCGTCCCTGGCCTCCACGGAGGCAGTTACGGGGTTCTCGTGGTGGGTGCGCGATGTCTTTGTCCAGCAGTacaggcagcgcagcttgCACGACGTGCAAGAAATAGCTGCGCTCTTAGGGATTGCAGAAGTCTGCGTCTTGTACCCCGACGGAACCCAGACGGTACTCGCTGAGGCTCTCAAGTGTCTCCAACGCTCTGCCCCTGTTTTGTGGCGCGTTGGTGACACGGCAGTGACTAGCGGGCCCGACACACCCGGCTTACTGTGGTCACGCGCGTGTGAGGTTGTCGGTGGTGCACTGACTCTGGCCACTCTCCGTGCCGAGGCCCAACGCACGCTGCGGGCATTGGTGCACACCGCAAGCCAGCCTGCGTCTTCTAGTATAATGGCGAGGGGGTCGAGCAGCGAGCTGGCATGTCGGCATCAGCGGTACGGCCTCTTGGTGCTTGCAtgcttgcagctgcagtcaCCAGGCGGCACAATCACCCCAGCCCTGAAGCGGGTGATTCAAGAGCTCGTCTTCTCTGCACCGTTTCGCTGCGATGATGCTGATCACGGGGGActggctgcggtggcgcgagCTCTGTTCATTTTCACGCGACCAGAGCTGACTCTTCGAGCCCCTGCATTCGCCCAGGACACGCCACTGTGTGATCCGGCTGTCCCGTACCTTTTAAATGAGTTGACACgcttcctctcctcgtcAGCTGCTACGTGGGGCGATGGCGCGACCGTTGTCGTGGAGGATGACAAGGATAATCTGCAACCCCTGCCGCAGCTTACCTCAGTCGAgcgacagctgctgcgcaccgcgttgcatgaggtgcagctgcagacgcAGCACGATGTCAAGGAAAGGACGCCACGAGGACACGTGGTAGCCCCCAGTGGCGGTGAAGTGGGTCAAGGTCAGGCAGCGCGTACGGCATCCGTGCaggtgccgctgtcgctctcaGTGACGACGCAGGCTGGCGTGGTCGACTCCGCGGATGCCTCGATGCTGTTCTCCGATCGACAAGCAGGTGCGGTGAATACGAAAAGCGGTGCGAGTCGGCGTTGTATAGTGTCCCACGAGCGAGCCCCTCGACGTCGTATGAGCAGCTCCAAGGAGCATCTGGTAATTCAGTCGGAGATCGATAGTCTGACCCACTATCTCCGTCAGCGTCTCTCCCTGAGGTGA
- a CDS encoding hypothetical protein (TriTrypDB/GeneDB-style sysID: LpmP.10.0500) → MPPLPRLCLGVLWIVFAVGSCACTVAEGKPRPPYTKPVIQTSHDDAFNPESSARESVLPVDFNTIVADPFLTPATLLEGTRSTGKAIAPEHIFTNPTLRLVFDVPNTGLDFVINFTSAKHPLIQDPNGTLWRSVLPSKIEVVKQNTKYTYNVGNLSLKSYRSQSESVQVVAGAPAADAECYSSKACCAVNSSYYSKYELVDSPVPPYVCTGAPVPYSLRHFTFNVHSTAKFREASAVASCEVKANPWGEASVTCTASSSVVMGGVTASPPYRLPSRAYSLCRQGDSLANPESVSSPFPVVLVSFCPERHCIGYTPANYRSDRGACINYPLGFYTSARGNNTNQFSSFEEDAAGLWPYFFNGCKWIDDVTMSSTTIQDISFQCDVPESTGWSLSYENFSAHLTDTIAPLFPIGRPTRVSGQYANPTDKDTILFEVEYVSFSRFKAGRWTFRICAATQCATPTFPVAGDTGHYPNVMRVSVSASKLGLSTSPYEPTVIIEVYSAITPTTSPFRTLLAPSVVHVEKAVTLSSQDTVNMTLARDPPERVLSPYAASTSGKTTSRVLCEGDYRFSTLTNNCQPLTDKDCATKYRGRRSKFDSATKACAYSVPPLNGPLVFKSLAEPEPPRLYSPEELRAILKTVKLPQFLRTMEKSYEEYERQAARRAGRPVRLPPGRAAAAEDTDVAAAGAADEPAMKYMKEPSMPGSRGLTIACITATCLLWTVALLRDVLFKFFAVGPWDGLRPCAGLAGAVGCWHRLGGACARARREEQPQARNAASNTTATPMTARLPTSPNRTQSGQRGGRPNFAPKTQKGNGATFMAGTPLPFTTKAPHAAPRESATSAPLQSKDPTPPLQREKRGGGKKGRRPRAQRSRNAEQEHPPNVPAGVKRPASLWGGPRPYVSTGFHPGHHAFGFPEAPHVPFGREAGVAASAGVPFMGGDYAGQSAVFPDEGVGTGPVPVAFSRPHSASSQRWYSSPPSGWRPFENVCSPLQSPRYAPYDAPLSEFGLNPPSTSLDGLGAFVPASFARQSSRVEVLSSDTDERTR, encoded by the coding sequence ATGCCCCCTCTACCGCGCCTGTGTCTTGGGGTGTTGTGGATCGTCTTCGCTGTGGGAAGCTGCGCTTGTACAGTTGCCGAAGGAAAACCCCGTCCCCCGTACACGAAGCCGGTGATCCAAACGTCTCATGACGACGCCTTCAACCCCGAGAGCAGTGCCAGAGAATCGGTGCTGCCCGTGGACTTCAACACGATTGTGGCGGATCCGTTCCTGACGCCTGCCACACTCCTGGAGGGGACGCGGAGCACCGGCAAAGCCATCGCACCAGAGCACATCTTCACGAATCCCACGCTGCGGCTCGTCTTCGACGTGCCGAATACCGGTCTTGACTTTGTGATCAATTTCACCTCTGCCAAGCACCCGCTGATTCAGGACCCAAACGGCACGCTGTGGCGCTCCGTGCTGCCCTCGAAGATCGAGGTGGTGAAGCAGAACACCAAGTACACCTACAATGTAGGAAACCTCAGCCTGAAGAGCTACCGGTCCCAGTCCGAGTctgtgcaggtggtggcaggcGCACCGGCGGCCGATGCGGAGTGCTACTCCTCGAAAGCGTGCTGTGCAGTGAACTCGAGCTACTATAGCAAGTACGAGCTGGTGGACAGTCCTGTGCCTCCGTACGtgtgcacaggcgcaccagTCCCGTACTCGCTGAGGCACTTCACTTTCAATGTTCACAGTACGGCGAAGTTCCGAGAGGCTTCGGCGGTTGCTTCCTGTGAAGTTAAGGCGAATCCGTGGGGCGAGGCATCGGTCACGTGCACCGCAAGCTCAAGTGTTGTCATGGGGGGTGTTACGGCAAGTCCTCCGTACAGATTGCCGTCTCGTGCTTACTCACTGTGCCGTCAAGGGGACAGCCTAGCGAATCCCGAGTCCGTGTCATCTCCCTTCCCTGTCGTGCTGGTTTCTTTTTGTCCAGAAAGGCACTGCATTGGATACACACCGGCCAACTACCGCAGTGACAGGGGCGCCTGCATCAACTACCCGCTGGGCTTCTACACCTCTGCACGTGGAAACAACACGAACCAGTTCAGCTCTTTTGAGGAAGACGCTGCTGGACTGTGGCCCTATTTTTTCAACGGCTGCAAGTGGATCGACGACGTCACCATGTCCTCCACCACGATCCAAGACATCAGCTTTCAGTGCGACGTGCCGGAGTCCACGGGGTGGTCGCTTTCATACGAGAACTTCAGCGCTCATCTCACAGACACCATCGCACCGCTCTTTCCGATTGGCCGTCCAACGCGAGTCTCAGGACAATACGCCAATCCAACGGACAAGGACACCATCCTCTTTGAGGTCGAGTAcgtctccttctcccgcttCAAGGCGGGCAGGTGGACGTTCAGGATCTGCGCGGCGACGCAGTGCGCCACGCCGACCTTTCCGGTGGCGGGTGACACAGGGCACTACCCCAATGTAATGCGTGTCAGTGTCTCCGCGTCGAAGCTAGGCCTCTCCACATCGCCCTACGAGCCCACCGTGATCATCGAGGTGTACTCCGCCATCACACCAACGACGAGTCCATTCCGCACCCTCCTCGCCCCATCGGTCGTGCATGTGGAGAAGGCAGTCACGCTATCGTCCCAGGATACAGTGAATATGACCCTTGCCCGTGACCCACCAGAGCGGGTTCTCTCTCCGTACGCCGCGTCCACATCGGGGAAGACGACTAGTCGAGTGCTGTGCGAAGGGGACTACCGCTTCTCGACCCTGACGAACAACTGCCAGCCGCTGACGGACAAGGACTGCGCTACGAAGTATCGCGGCCGCCGCTCGAAGTTCGACTCTGCTACCAAGGCGTGCGCATActctgtgccgccgctgaatGGCCCCCTCGTGTTCAAGTCGCTAGCCGAACCGGAGCCGCCGCGCCTGTACAGCCCCGAGGAGCTTCGTGCCATCCTCAAGACTGTAAAGCTACCGCAGTTTCTCCGCACCATGGAGAAGTCGTATGAGGAGTACGAGCGACAGGCAGCACGGCGGGCCGGCCGGCCAGTAAGACTACCACCCGGGCGAGCCGCGGCCGCTGAGGACACtgacgttgctgccgctggcgccgccgatgAACCGGCTATGAAGTACATGAAGGAGCCCAGTATGCCTGGGTCACGCGGTCTGACCATTGCCTGCATTACGGCGACATGTCTCCTGTggacggtggcgctgctgcgtgacgTGCTTTTCAAGTTTTTTGCGGTGGGCCCCTGGGATGGCCTGCGCCCGTGTGCGGGCCTTGCGGGCGCGGTGGGGTGCTGGCATCGGCTTGGTGGGGCATGTGCAAGGGCCCGCAGGgaggagcagccgcaggcgCGGAACGCCGCGAGCAACACCACGGCCACGCCAATGACCGCCCGGCTCCCCACTTCCCCAAACAGGACACAGAGCGGGCAGAGAGGTGGACGTCCCAATTTTGCACCCAAGACGCAGAAAGGAAACGGTGCGACGTTCATGGCCGGGACGCCGTTGCCCTTTACAACGAAGGCTCCTCACGCGGCGCCTCGCGAATCCGCTACCTCAGCTCCGCTCCAGTCGAAAGATCCAACACCCCCACTGCAGCGCGAGAAGCGGGGTGGCGGAAAGAAGGGGCGTCGCCCGCGCGCGCAACGCAGTCGCAACGCTGAGCAAGAGCATCCACCGAACGTGCCGGCAGGTGTAAAGCGACCGGCCTCTCTGTGGGGTGGCCCACGCCCCTACGTCTCCACAGGGTTTCATCCGGGCCACCACGCCTTTGGCTTTCCGGAAGCGCCACACGTACCGTTTGGCAGAGAGGCCGGGGTTGCCGCCTCAGCTGGCGTCCCCTTCATGGGAGGTGACTACGCGGGCCAGAGTGCCGTTTTTCCTGATGAGGGTGTGGGGACGGGCCCCGTGCCAGTGGCCTTTTCCCGGCCACACTCCGCATCGTCGCAGCGATGGTACAGCTCCCCGCCGTCGGGGTGGCGGCCCTTCGAGAATGTCTGCTCCCCTCTTCAGTCTCCCCGCTACGCGCCGTACGATGCCCCCCTCTCAGAGTTTGGTCTAAATCCGCCATCCACGTCGCTTGATGGGCTTGGCGCGTTCGTGCCAGCCTCCTTTGCGCGACAGTCCTCCCGTGTGGAGGTGCTCTCCTCGGACACAGACGAAAGGACACGGTGA
- a CDS encoding hypothetical protein (TriTrypDB/GeneDB-style sysID: LpmP.10.0490), with the protein MSYRATHTAEGPAALAGASPASASPYLPPPFAIQHGSTGPATFPQVSPSPVHSSATIEELLRENTALRARLQLSDEQRVTQEVLREQLHRFFESVAAHEQASQKVLTDQRQGDGEESGAPDDGAGVGQASFMSTALSEVLHRMQEEKEQAEASLAQLQSNTVAPLHAQLEAMENEKQRLVARVAELEMSMSNTPAPPLVAELRQLRETEALLRQQLQEYQESTITTVGTFRSTVEDGLLAAWRVPELIHAMEVIKEDVRTHQTMQVAQSVLLEEMERRHAVERETEATYRKEETTMLRERIAHLEDEVSAAAARGATFAAEREAMEAQLAAAQEAIRQLTQQHSEEQVALAQKRQRAEQDARSNPSSIRGELTKFWYEGRDRIRELERQLQAMHTAEANLRVSQGRVAQLEHGKATLLENIAALAAEIDRRREEEKKLRAQCAGVEAERDRLLMSVAKTTGSFLSEGELLDCCRAIREAATRVAAASATVVADPQAIEEARRRAQKLKSEVAQLQRQKDQLQRFLVLHEDRVRALLEQEALLLVRDSKSGESATALSPQMGSGTALKGAPGAASTAAFSLPQFLEYVRQGANDVFLQNEDTAARAVRPGGKRGPNRHASASGDGSTDSSVTPHRDSFFALHQQLVQSQERLFTSHRDLLEARNENRRMQAELDSAHSEHAAAAAAEEKVRRSIEVANAALAHRTTSLTNELQELQRHYTSAVTMVRTTLEGLSNVLQLYHQSEQHAAKLREMVQQERQDMSDMLRREAASWGVGAGTDGHANAQEAQHSAAAERITAALRDMEAYIAEAVAETTRQAAQDQSSYIGKLVKVIQQQEERVRAAKAAFEASAQAQASSLAERISAAQQQWESTWRAKYQAIEAERMQSVMQQHASVVLQHALEQALTTPAVASSAASPESTAAAPPQVEESTVHMIDTLQAIRNFLAQARQRQAHQQEQLQKLEQLRLLQQQQKQTASALLSPATEQTAPTTASVDPVSAPAIPPSTAAPLAADTQPPHLLTPLSITSTTETLNVAPELSTTSSFMRKEDDMTETSTPFLQQHIVPAVSAPMTDSTALATERETREAPTEHEEEEGSRQEAGISSDPCLSALSDEEHPPAHPATPGAQLDETDVQAEPQESVEGATAGASQSRVEEEDEEALTSPPTSLQGEGE; encoded by the coding sequence ATGTCCTACCGAGCAACTCACACAGCCGAGGGGCCAGCGGCACTCGCAGGCGCCAGTCCAGCATCTGCCTCTCCGTACCTGCCACCACCCTTTGCAATACAACATGGATCGACAGGCCCTGCGACTTTCCCACAAGTGTCCCCGAGCCCTGTACACTCCTCCGCCACGATAGAGGAGCTGTTGCGCGAGAACACAGCTCTCAGGGCGCGTCTTCAGCTGTCCGATGAGCAGCGTGTAACGCAGGAAGTCCTGCGAGAACAGCTTCACCGCTTCTTCGAGTCTGTCGCGGCGCACGAGCAGGCCAGTCAGAAAGTGCTCACAGACCAGCGGCAGggcgatggagaagagagcggcgcGCCAGACGATGGCGCCGGGGTTGGCCAGGCTTCTTTTATGAGTACTGCCCTGTCGGAAGTCCTGCACCGTatgcaggaggagaaggagcaggcTGAGGCGTCCCTTGCGCAGCTACAGAGCAACACGGTGGCTCCCCTGCATGCGCAGCTTGAGGCGATGGAGAatgagaagcagcggctcgTGGCCCGGGTAGCGGAGCTGGAGATGTCCATGTCGAACACGCCCGCcccgccgctggtggcggaGCTGAGGCAGCTGAGGGAAACCGAAGCACTGCttcgacagcagctgcaagaATACCAAGAgtccaccatcaccaccgtcgGCACATTTCGGTCTACCGTAGAGGATGGTCTTCTCGCCGCCTGGCGGGTGCCGGAGCTAATCCACGCGATGGAGGTCATCAAGGAGGATGTCCGTACGCATCAGACAATGCAGGTAGCCCAAAGCGTACTTCTTGAGGAGATGGAGCGCCGACATGCCGTCGAGCGTGAAACCGAAGCGACGTACCGAAAGGAGGAGACAACAATGCTGAGGGAGCGCATTGCCCATCTCGAGGATGAGgtgagcgctgccgcagcgcgtggGGCAACTTTTGCAGCGGAGCGGGAGGCCATGGAGGCACAGCTGGCCGCCGCGCAAGAGGCGATTCGCCagctcacgcagcagcacagcgagGAGCAGGTGGCCTTAGCTCAGAAGCGCCAGCGCGCCGAGCAGGACGCGCGCAGCAACCCATCGTCGATCCGAGGCGAGCTGACCAAATTTTGGTACGAAGGCCGTGACCGCATCCGCGAGCTGGAGCGGCAGTTGCAGGCGATGCACACAGCAGAGGCCAACCTGCGCGTCTCGCAGGGCCGTGTCGCACAGCTCGAGCATGGCAAGGCAACGTTGCTCGAAAATATTGCTGCCCTCGCCGCAGAGATAGATCGCcggcgcgaggaggagaagaagctgcGTGCCCAGTGTGCCGGCGTCGAGGCGGAGCGGGATCGGCTGCTGATGAGCGTTGCGAAGACTACCGGCTCATTTCTCTCGGAGGGGGAGCTTCTGGACTGCTGCAGGGCTATCCGGGAGGCTGCGACgcgggtggcggctgcgAGCGCCACCGTCGTGGCCGATCCACAGGCgatcgaggaggcgcggcgcCGTGCACAGAAGCTGAAGAGCGAGGTGGCACAGCTTCAGCGGCAGAAGGACCAGCTTCAGCGCTTCCTCGTGCTTCATGAAGATCGTGTGCGGGCACTGCTGGAGCAAGAGGCACTCCTGCTAGTGCGAGACTCGAAGAGCGGCGAGTCTGCTACGGCCCTCTCTCCGCAGAtgggcagcggcacggcTCTGAAGGGGGCACCGGGGGCGGCGAGTACGGCTGCCttttcgctgccgcagttCCTCGAGTATGTCCGGCAGGGCGCCAACGATGTATTTCTCCAAAATGAGGATACCGCGGCGCGTGCCGTAAGGCCCGGTGGAAAGCGGGGCCCCAACAGACACGCCAGTGCCAGCGGCGATGGGAGCACTGACAGCTCCGTGACCCCGCACCGCGACTCCTTCTtcgcgctgcaccagcagcttGTTCAGAGTCAGGAGAGGCTGTTCACCTCGCACCGTGACCTACTCGAGGCGCGCAATGAGAACCGACGGATGCAGGCTGAACTGGACAGCGCACACAGCGAgcatgcggcagctgcggcggcagaggagaaggtgcgccGCTCCATAGAGGTGGCCAACGCGGCGCTCGCGCACCGCACAACAAGCCTCACAAacgagctgcaggagctgcagcgccactacACCTCCGCGGTGACGATGGTGCGTACTACGTTAGAGGGCCTGTCcaacgtgctgcagctctaccATCAGTCGGAGCAGCAcgcggcgaagctgcgcgagatggtgcagcaggagcgccagGACATGAGTGACATGCTGCGGCGCGAGGCAGCGTCGTGGGGCGTCGGTGCGGGCACTGACGGCCATGCGAACGCACAGGAGGCACAGCACTCCGCTGCGGCCGAGAGAatcacggcggcgctgcgggacATGGAGGCGTACATCGCCGAGGCGGTTGCCGAGACCACCAGGCAGGCGGCTCAGGACCAGAGTAGCTACATTGGGAAGCTCGTCAAGGTTAttcagcagcaggaggagcgggtGCGGGCAGCTAAGGCAGCCTTCGAGGCCTccgcgcaggcgcaggcgaGCAGCCTGGCCGAGCGTATcagcgccgcacagcagcaatgGGAGTCGACGTGGAGGGCCAAGTATCAAGCCATTGAGGCCGAGAGGATGCAGAGCgtcatgcagcagcacgcgagcGTCGTTCTGCAGCACGCACTGGAGCAGGCTTTGACGACGCCAGCAGTGGCATCgtctgctgcgtcgcctgaaagcacggcggcggcacctccTCAGGTGGAGGAGTCCACGGTGCACATGATCGACACGCTGCAGGCGATTCGAAACTTCTTGGCGCAGGCCCGTCAGCGTCAAGCGCatcagcaggagcagctgcagaagctggAGCAACTCAGGCttctgcagcaacagcagaaacagactgcctcggcgctgctctccCCTGCAACCGAGCAGACGGCGCCAACAACTGCGTCGGTCGACCCGGTCAGTGCTCCGGCAATACCACCCTCAACAGCTGCCCCACTTGCCGCTGACACTCAGCCACCACACTTGCTTACTCCTCTATCGATCACCTCGACCACTGAGACACTTAACGTAGCTCCAGAATTAAGCACCACGTCTTCCTTCATGAGGAAGGAGGATGACATGACCGAGACAAGTACCCCtttccttcagcagcacatcGTCCCTGCAGTTTCGGCTCCAATGACAGACTCTACTGCCCTCGCCACCGAGCGTGAGACTCGTGAGGCGCCAACggagcacgaggaggaagagggttCCAGACAAGAGGCGGGGATTTCCAGTGACCCTTGCCTCTCTGCACTATCGGACGAAGAGCACCCACCCGCTCACCCGGCTACTCCAGGCGCGCAGCTTGACGAGACGGATGTGCAGGCGGAGCCGCAAGAGTCGGTGGAGGGTGCGACTGCAGGTGCCTCCCAGTCgcgagtggaggaggaagacgaagaggcgcTGACTAGCCCGCCCACCTCGTtacagggggagggggaatga
- the GPD gene encoding glycerol-3-phosphate dehydrogenase [NAD+], glycosomal (TriTrypDB/GeneDB-style sysID: LpmP.10.0470), whose protein sequence is MLSANGKVNANELLYLKKAVVFGSGAFGTALATVLAKKCREVCVWHIKEEEAQLVNRKRENMMYLKGVKLASNITFTSNVEQAYKDAEIILFVIPTQFLRGFFQKSGGNLITYAKEKCVPVLVCTKGIERSTLKFPAQIVGEFFADYPLSVLAGPSFAIEVAAGIFTCVGIASADINQARRLQRIMTTGDRTFVCWATTDTIGFEVASAVKNVLAIGSGVANGLGMGFNARAALITRGLLEIRDLTGALGGDGSAVFGLAGLGDLQLTCSSELSRNFTVGKRLGEGTSIEEIQRTSKAVAEGVATAEPLMRLAQQLKVSMPLCKEIYKIVYEKKNPRDAIADLLSCGLQDEGLPALFKKSSATLSKL, encoded by the coding sequence ATGCTCTCCGCGAACGGAAAGGTTAACGCGAATGAGTTGCTGTACTTGAAGAAGGCCGTCGTCTTCGGCTCCGGTGCCTTCGgcacggcgctggcgacggtACTCGCCAAGAAGTGCCgcgaggtgtgcgtgtggcacataaaggaggaggaggcgcaacTCGTGAATCGGAAGCGCGAGAACATGATGTACCTCAAGGGTGTGAAGCTTGCGTCGAACATCACATTCACCTCGAACGTGGAGCAGGCGTACAAGGATGCCGAGATCATCCTCTTCGTCATCCCGACCCAGTTCCTGCGTGGCTTCTTCCAGAAGAGCGGTGGGAACCTGATCACCTACGCGAAGGAGAAGTGCGTGCCGGTGCTCGTGTGCACGAAGGGAATTGAGCGGTCGACGCTGAAGTTCCCGGCGCAGATTGTTGGCGAGTTCTTCGCGGACTACCCACTGTCGGTGCTTGCAGGCCCCAGCTTCGCCATCGAGGTGGCCGCTGGCATCTTCACGTGCGTCggcatcgcctccgccgacATCAATCAGGctcgccgcctgcagcgcatcatGACGACGGGCGACCGCACCTTCGTCTGCTGGGCAACCACCGACACCATCGGCTTCGAGGTGGCCAGCGCTGTAAAGAACGTGCTGGCCATCGGCTCTGGTGTGGCGAATGGCCTCGGCATGGGTTTCAACGCGCGCGCTGCCCTCATCACGCGCGGCCTTCTCGAGATTCGAGATCTGACGGGCGCGCTgggcggcgatggcagcgccgtctTCGGTCTCGCCGGCCTCGGCGACCTCCAGCTGACGTGCTCGTCGGAGCTGTCACGTAACTTCACAGTGGGCAAGAGACTCGGTGAGGGCACGTCTATCGAAGAGATCCAACGCACGAGCAAAGCCGTCGCGGAGGgtgtggcgacggcggagcCTCTGATGCGcttggcgcagcagctgaaggtgTCGATGCCGCTCTGCAAGGAGATCTACAAGATTGTgtacgagaagaagaaccCGCGCGACGCCATCGCAGACCTCTTGTCGTGCGGCCTGCAAGACGAGGGCCTGCCCGCGCTCTTCAAGAAGTCGTCTGCCACCCTCTCCAAGCTGTAA